One genomic segment of bacterium includes these proteins:
- a CDS encoding SDR family oxidoreductase: protein MQLDGKTILVTGCGGGIGSETCRLVVARGGSLVAADLDSAGASVAEECGAEYLSLDVTSESAWTAARKRVEERFGALHGLVNNAGVILMKPLLETSLVEYRRLNAINAEGTFLGMRALAPLLAESAGEHGASIVNLSSIYGLGGQPGFSAYGASKGAVRLLGQAAALEFAQNGMNVRVNSVHPGPINTPLVRGPLEAAVAAGALPSTQAGIDLVAAGYPHGRMGVASDVAGVIVFLLSDDARFVNGAELPIDDGLSAKAQ from the coding sequence TCCTGGTGACTGGATGCGGCGGCGGGATCGGCTCGGAGACGTGTCGCCTGGTCGTCGCACGGGGTGGAAGCCTGGTGGCCGCAGATCTGGATTCGGCCGGCGCATCCGTCGCCGAAGAATGCGGGGCCGAGTATCTCTCGCTCGACGTCACGTCCGAGAGCGCCTGGACCGCCGCGCGCAAGCGGGTGGAGGAGCGCTTCGGCGCCCTTCACGGTCTCGTCAACAACGCCGGTGTCATCCTGATGAAGCCGCTGCTCGAAACTTCCCTGGTCGAGTATCGCCGGCTCAACGCGATCAATGCGGAGGGCACCTTTCTCGGCATGCGCGCCTTGGCGCCCCTGTTGGCCGAGTCCGCTGGTGAGCATGGCGCTTCGATCGTCAATCTCTCCTCGATCTACGGGCTCGGCGGTCAGCCTGGCTTCTCGGCCTACGGGGCCTCCAAAGGTGCGGTCCGGCTGCTCGGCCAGGCTGCGGCGCTCGAGTTCGCCCAGAATGGCATGAACGTCCGGGTCAACAGCGTGCACCCCGGGCCGATCAACACGCCGTTGGTGCGCGGTCCGCTCGAAGCGGCTGTCGCGGCGGGTGCGCTGCCCTCCACGCAAGCAGGGATCGATCTGGTGGCGGCGGGTTACCCCCACGGTCGTATGGGAGTCGCTTCGGACGTGGCGGGTGTGATCGTCTTCCTGCTCTCGGACGATGCGCGTTTCGTAAACGGCGCAGAGCTGCCGATCGACGATGGGCTGAGTGCCAAGGCGCAGTAG